The following are encoded in a window of Methylicorpusculum oleiharenae genomic DNA:
- a CDS encoding c-type cytochrome: protein MTKLHGVALITAILLSACDDKAPNDKASEEVVSDPVKKTGWKNIQQQRQLQLEAYLKREQAAYSWFADFPMGINDGVPFIILKLLPKLAPELWGSDENFLDVIGLFKDQRAPGYPIARGVGWSGLGRDDPTGAVDYASFTCGACHIGQVRTDEGIRYLDGGVNAQFNLPQYRVRALKTVEKIAGNMEGEQNKIDRATTAIIAALDKIHAEDKNYFYQNYKLGDKVFDAEYESKQIALFKQNAPAIIKKFIVRTQLEYSAFAALLNQNYQGFESQMLDGFGGMADATGISTSFNYVVRRDVDKDPTVNPETDLPPTQSITDFMPVWEQDKRKVHWSADHTQLLDGGGQWNGNIPIPMFRDLAAELTMGFGAETDLRVSAFAETLLENLPAPVYPFNVDMDKADKGRDLYQQNCAVCHKPHNGEVYQIGTHSGRARVATEAITEGARVAFTTICSPETTIEMPGQGSIKPCAQFEGVSLAGKAEFAMMNPAQHDGYNALPLGGVWAQAPYLHNGSVPTLYHLLIPNERPVLFMKSRLDYDQQFLGFSWRLNTDKQATKEEGYQYDTQAIPAFSNAGHDKDITIGQRRYKLNWNDDREGAMAIIEYMKTL, encoded by the coding sequence ATGACTAAATTACACGGTGTGGCTTTAATAACGGCAATTTTGCTTAGCGCTTGTGACGACAAGGCACCCAATGATAAAGCAAGCGAAGAAGTTGTCAGCGATCCGGTAAAAAAAACCGGATGGAAAAACATTCAGCAGCAACGTCAGCTGCAGCTAGAGGCGTATTTGAAACGAGAGCAGGCTGCTTACAGCTGGTTTGCTGATTTTCCTATGGGAATTAACGATGGCGTTCCCTTTATCATCCTTAAGCTTTTGCCTAAGCTTGCCCCCGAATTATGGGGTAGCGATGAGAATTTTCTAGATGTAATCGGTTTATTTAAAGATCAACGGGCTCCGGGTTATCCGATTGCCCGTGGGGTTGGCTGGAGCGGGCTGGGTCGAGACGATCCAACTGGCGCGGTTGACTACGCATCGTTTACTTGTGGAGCCTGTCATATTGGCCAAGTCAGAACGGACGAGGGGATACGTTATCTGGACGGCGGCGTAAACGCACAGTTTAATTTGCCGCAATATCGGGTCAGAGCGTTGAAGACAGTGGAAAAAATTGCCGGCAACATGGAAGGTGAGCAAAATAAAATAGATCGGGCAACCACTGCGATTATTGCCGCGCTGGATAAGATACACGCCGAGGATAAAAATTATTTTTATCAAAATTACAAACTTGGCGACAAAGTGTTTGATGCCGAATATGAATCAAAGCAAATCGCCTTATTCAAGCAAAACGCACCCGCAATTATCAAGAAATTTATAGTCCGTACCCAACTTGAATATTCGGCGTTTGCTGCATTACTGAACCAGAATTACCAGGGATTTGAATCACAAATGTTGGACGGATTTGGGGGAATGGCCGATGCCACCGGTATCAGTACTTCTTTTAATTATGTGGTCAGACGAGATGTCGACAAGGATCCCACAGTCAATCCTGAAACCGACCTTCCTCCGACGCAGAGCATCACCGATTTTATGCCGGTTTGGGAGCAAGACAAGCGAAAAGTTCATTGGTCTGCTGATCACACCCAGTTGCTTGATGGGGGCGGCCAATGGAATGGCAATATTCCAATCCCCATGTTCAGAGATCTTGCGGCTGAACTGACGATGGGCTTTGGTGCCGAAACAGATCTGCGCGTATCGGCCTTTGCTGAAACACTGCTGGAAAATTTACCGGCGCCGGTTTATCCCTTTAACGTCGATATGGATAAAGCCGATAAAGGCCGCGATTTGTATCAACAAAATTGTGCTGTCTGTCACAAGCCCCATAATGGTGAAGTTTATCAGATAGGGACTCATAGCGGTCGCGCCCGTGTTGCCACTGAAGCCATTACCGAAGGCGCCAGGGTTGCTTTTACAACCATCTGCTCACCAGAAACAACAATTGAAATGCCGGGCCAAGGCAGTATAAAACCTTGCGCCCAGTTTGAAGGTGTTTCTTTAGCGGGTAAAGCCGAATTTGCCATGATGAATCCGGCCCAACATGATGGTTATAACGCTTTACCTTTGGGGGGTGTATGGGCACAAGCGCCTTATCTGCATAATGGTTCAGTACCAACCCTGTATCATCTATTGATTCCCAATGAACGACCTGTTCTCTTTATGAAAAGCCGTCTGGATTATGATCAGCAATTTTTGGGGTTTTCCTGGAGACTCAACACTGACAAGCAAGCTACAAAAGAAGAAGGCTATCAGTATGATACTCAGGCCATCCCCGCATTTTCAAATGCCGGACACGATAAAGACATCACAATTGGACAGCGGCGTTATAAATTGAATTGGAACGACGACAGAGAAGGGGCAATGGCCATAATTGAGTACATGAAAACACTGTGA
- a CDS encoding MFS transporter: MNLTIIPRHEIPAGIWVLGFVSMLMDISSEMIHSLLPLFMVTALGASAFDVGLVEGLAESTALIVKIFSGAFSDYLGKRKGLAVFGYAMGALTKPLFAVASTTGMVLTARLLDRVGKGIRGAPRDALVADIAPSNLRGASFGLRQSLDTVGAFLGPLLAVGLMLLWANDFRAVFWVAVIPGLMAVALLFFGVREPEQRQATKRTYPIRCENLKRLGGPYWWVVSIGAVFTLARFSEAFLVLRAQQGGVPVALVPLVMVAMNLVYALSAYPFGKLSDRMNHRTLLALGLIVLIAADLVLATNDHWSVVLAGVALWGIHMGITQGLLATMVADTAPADLRGTAYGFFNLVSGLVLLFASVLAGLLWDRLGASFTFYAGAAFSIIALVVLVWQPVIRFCQTVLKNFQL; encoded by the coding sequence GTGAACTTAACGATAATACCCAGGCATGAAATACCAGCGGGTATATGGGTACTCGGCTTCGTCAGCATGCTGATGGATATTTCCTCGGAAATGATCCATAGCTTGCTGCCGCTGTTTATGGTCACGGCGCTCGGGGCCAGTGCTTTCGATGTTGGCCTGGTGGAGGGACTGGCAGAATCCACGGCGTTGATCGTCAAAATATTTTCGGGTGCTTTCAGCGATTATTTAGGCAAGCGTAAAGGGTTGGCCGTATTCGGTTATGCGATGGGAGCTCTCACCAAGCCACTTTTTGCCGTGGCATCCACGACCGGCATGGTGCTGACCGCACGCCTGCTGGATAGGGTCGGCAAAGGTATACGCGGTGCACCGCGTGACGCATTGGTCGCTGACATTGCGCCATCGAATCTGCGTGGTGCCTCGTTTGGACTGCGTCAGTCCCTCGATACCGTGGGCGCATTTCTGGGTCCTTTGTTGGCGGTCGGTTTGATGCTGCTTTGGGCCAACGACTTCCGTGCTGTGTTCTGGGTGGCGGTGATTCCTGGCTTGATGGCCGTTGCGCTGTTGTTCTTCGGGGTACGCGAACCGGAACAACGTCAGGCGACAAAGCGCACCTATCCGATCCGGTGTGAGAATTTGAAGCGATTGGGCGGTCCGTATTGGTGGGTGGTGAGTATCGGTGCAGTCTTCACATTGGCACGATTCAGTGAGGCATTCCTGGTTTTGCGAGCGCAGCAGGGCGGCGTCCCGGTTGCTCTGGTGCCGCTGGTGATGGTGGCGATGAACTTAGTCTATGCGCTGTCGGCGTATCCATTCGGCAAGCTCTCCGACCGTATGAATCACAGAACCCTCCTGGCTCTCGGTTTAATCGTCCTGATCGCGGCTGACCTGGTATTGGCAACTAACGATCATTGGAGTGTCGTGCTGGCCGGTGTCGCCCTCTGGGGAATTCACATGGGCATCACTCAGGGTTTGCTGGCGACAATGGTTGCCGATACCGCACCCGCCGATTTGCGAGGCACCGCGTATGGATTTTTCAACCTGGTCAGCGGTTTGGTGTTGCTGTTTGCAAGCGTCCTGGCGGGGCTGTTGTGGGACCGACTCGGGGCATCGTTCACATTTTATGCAGGCGCCGCCTTTAGCATCATTGCACTCGTGGTTTTAGTATGGCAGCCAGTTATACGGTTTTGTCAAACGGTGTTGAAAAATTTTCAGTTATAA
- a CDS encoding ABC transporter ATP-binding protein yields MNAIIRFDHATVAVRDKIILSDISLTLLPGQKAVLSGKSGSGKSSLLKTVLGLLPVTMGRVYVHEIPLTSISVQSIRQCAAYIGQEPMLGADSVRAALLLPFQFKAHRGHKPTETQLTEVLQRLQLSKSILNQACNRISGGEKQRIALARGLLLGKRLYLLDEVTSALDAESKHAVFNVFSDSQLTVLSVAHDPDWVERCSLVIQLENGQVAEVKHCGNT; encoded by the coding sequence ATGAACGCTATCATTCGATTCGACCATGCCACCGTTGCAGTCCGCGATAAAATAATATTGTCTGATATCAGCTTGACACTCTTACCTGGTCAAAAAGCCGTATTAAGCGGTAAATCCGGTTCCGGAAAAAGTAGCCTTCTGAAAACTGTCCTGGGTCTTCTCCCTGTTACCATGGGTAGGGTTTACGTCCATGAAATACCGCTAACGTCAATTTCTGTTCAGTCTATTCGCCAATGTGCTGCTTATATTGGTCAAGAACCGATGCTAGGCGCTGACAGTGTTCGAGCAGCATTGCTGTTACCGTTTCAATTTAAAGCCCATCGAGGGCATAAACCCACAGAAACACAACTGACTGAGGTATTGCAACGACTGCAGTTGTCGAAGAGTATTTTAAATCAGGCGTGCAATCGTATTTCCGGTGGCGAAAAACAACGGATTGCCTTAGCCCGTGGACTGTTATTAGGCAAGCGTTTGTATCTGCTGGATGAGGTAACCAGTGCCCTGGATGCGGAAAGTAAACACGCCGTCTTTAATGTGTTCTCGGATTCGCAGCTCACGGTGCTTTCAGTTGCACATGACCCGGATTGGGTAGAGCGGTGTAGTCTTGTCATTCAACTTGAGAATGGCCAAGTGGCTGAGGTAAAGCATTGTGGAAACACTTGA
- a CDS encoding ABC transporter permease codes for METLDIKLPQMALLYGLSALPWLLLWLIGLRLSRDIGISILRMTLQLALVGIYLKTLFNLNHPWLNGLWILVMLIVADLSILKRAGLKARYFALATFTAIASSILFTTAYLVILVIQPPHFYDARYIVPLAGMILGNCLQGNVIALERFYSALRSNVNEYETFLMLGASRWEAVRPYYREAIKAAINPTIASMSTMGLVSLPGMMTGQILGGSEPWLAVKYQLAIMICIFTSSVMASIINLKLSLTIAFNAFDVLRDEVIQKP; via the coding sequence GTGGAAACACTTGATATAAAGCTACCCCAGATGGCGCTTCTTTATGGGCTTTCTGCCTTGCCTTGGTTGTTGCTGTGGTTAATAGGGCTGCGTTTGAGCCGGGATATCGGTATCAGTATTCTGCGAATGACACTTCAATTAGCACTGGTTGGCATCTATCTAAAAACACTCTTCAATCTGAATCATCCTTGGCTGAATGGTCTATGGATTCTGGTGATGCTGATAGTGGCCGACTTAAGCATACTCAAGCGTGCAGGATTGAAAGCCCGATATTTTGCGCTGGCCACTTTTACGGCTATCGCTTCCAGTATCCTCTTTACTACAGCCTATCTGGTCATTTTGGTGATACAGCCGCCACATTTTTACGATGCCCGCTATATAGTGCCTTTAGCGGGCATGATCCTCGGTAACTGTCTGCAAGGCAACGTTATCGCCTTGGAGCGATTCTATTCAGCACTTCGCAGTAACGTAAATGAATACGAGACGTTTCTGATGCTCGGAGCGAGCCGCTGGGAAGCGGTGCGTCCGTATTACCGGGAGGCCATCAAGGCAGCAATTAATCCCACTATCGCGAGTATGTCGACAATGGGACTGGTGTCTCTACCGGGTATGATGACAGGACAAATCCTGGGTGGAAGTGAACCTTGGCTGGCGGTAAAATACCAACTCGCAATCATGATTTGCATATTCACCAGCAGTGTTATGGCCAGCATTATCAATTTAAAGCTCAGTTTGACCATTGCCTTCAACGCATTTGATGTATTGAGAGATGAAGTGATTCAGAAGCCATGA
- a CDS encoding pirin family protein — MNTRTLQQIIPSITTSDGGGVKLRRSLGQNQALRVDPFLMLDEFSSTDADDYIAGFPDHPHRGFETVTYMLDGHMLHQDHLGNQGDLKSGGAQWMTAGRGIIHSEMPQQESGRMRGFQLWVNLPAKEKMKPASYQDVQPEEIPRVNLPDGGQVKIIAGIAEIDGQTIAGPIQGISTEVLFLDVRLPVGGRFDHSVDAMHNVFVYPYEGQVEMGPIGNGRSLASQNAGVLSPGDRIEIQAGEQAAAFLLLSGRPLGEPIVQYGPFVMNTREEIEQAMTDYRNGQLV, encoded by the coding sequence ATGAACACACGTACACTTCAACAAATCATTCCATCCATCACCACTTCCGATGGCGGCGGCGTCAAGCTGCGTCGTAGCCTTGGACAAAATCAGGCACTGCGAGTCGACCCTTTTTTGATGTTAGATGAATTTTCGTCAACGGACGCCGATGATTATATCGCCGGTTTTCCGGACCATCCGCATCGTGGCTTCGAGACGGTCACCTACATGTTGGACGGGCACATGCTGCATCAGGATCATCTCGGCAACCAGGGCGACTTGAAAAGCGGCGGCGCACAATGGATGACAGCAGGACGCGGTATTATTCATTCTGAAATGCCACAGCAGGAAAGTGGCCGCATGCGGGGCTTTCAGCTTTGGGTCAACCTGCCTGCAAAGGAGAAAATGAAACCCGCCAGTTATCAGGATGTCCAGCCAGAGGAAATTCCACGAGTAAATTTACCGGACGGAGGTCAAGTTAAAATTATTGCAGGCATTGCAGAAATTGATGGACAAACCATTGCCGGACCGATTCAGGGGATAAGTACCGAGGTCTTGTTTCTGGATGTGCGCCTTCCGGTGGGCGGGCGCTTTGATCATTCGGTTGACGCAATGCATAATGTCTTTGTTTATCCTTATGAAGGACAAGTAGAGATGGGTCCAATCGGAAACGGACGTAGTCTGGCATCTCAAAATGCCGGCGTACTCTCTCCCGGCGATCGCATCGAAATCCAGGCTGGAGAACAAGCCGCTGCATTTTTGCTGCTGTCTGGCCGTCCATTAGGTGAGCCTATCGTTCAGTACGGGCCATTTGTGATGAACACGCGCGAAGAGATCGAGCAGGCAATGACCGATTATAGAAACGGGCAACTGGTATAA
- a CDS encoding YceI family protein, giving the protein MKRIALLSLMTTLSTAALAAPETYVIDGPHTLPRFSYSHFGYSNQLSRFDKTSGKIVLDRQAKTGFVEVNIDTTSVNTGYPLFNEHIQGEDFLDTAKYPAATFISNMLKFEGENLVAVDGTLTLKGISKPVTLTVTSFQCMPHPMLKKDACGANATTTVKRSDFNMGKYAPQVGDEVTITIPVEAVKE; this is encoded by the coding sequence ATGAAACGCATTGCGCTATTATCTTTAATGACAACTCTTTCAACCGCAGCATTAGCCGCTCCTGAAACCTATGTTATTGATGGCCCCCATACCCTGCCGCGCTTTTCTTACAGCCATTTTGGCTACTCGAACCAACTGAGTCGCTTCGACAAGACGTCCGGTAAAATCGTGCTGGATCGTCAGGCAAAAACAGGTTTCGTAGAAGTAAACATTGATACGACCTCGGTGAATACCGGCTACCCGCTATTCAACGAACACATTCAAGGCGAAGATTTCCTGGATACAGCCAAATACCCTGCAGCGACCTTCATCTCAAACATGCTCAAATTTGAGGGTGAAAACTTAGTAGCGGTTGACGGCACGCTAACGCTAAAAGGTATCAGCAAACCCGTGACGCTGACAGTCACGTCATTCCAGTGCATGCCCCATCCCATGCTTAAAAAAGACGCATGCGGGGCTAACGCCACCACGACTGTCAAACGGTCCGACTTCAATATGGGCAAATACGCACCGCAGGTAGGTGATGAGGTCACCATTACCATTCCGGTCGAAGCCGTCAAAGAATAA
- a CDS encoding FMN-dependent NADH-azoreductase: protein MTTLLQINSSIFSSGGHSSQLANDFVSTWHTLNPDVQVKVRDLATEPLPHLDAQRVSAFFASPDARTPEQQSFVNESDTLINEIKQSNVIVIGLPMYNFGIPSTLKAYFDQIARAGLTFRYTENGPEGLLSDKKVFVFATRGGMYAGTPLDSQTTYVRDFLNFLGITDVEFIYAEGLNMSQETKDKALAKAHQRLAELAA from the coding sequence ATGACAACTCTCTTACAAATCAATTCAAGTATATTCTCATCGGGTGGCCACTCCAGCCAACTGGCCAATGACTTTGTTTCCACCTGGCATACACTCAATCCCGATGTGCAAGTCAAAGTTCGTGATCTAGCCACGGAACCGTTACCGCATTTGGATGCCCAACGGGTTTCGGCATTTTTCGCATCGCCTGACGCCAGAACACCTGAACAACAAAGCTTTGTTAACGAGTCAGATACATTGATCAACGAGATTAAGCAATCGAATGTCATTGTCATCGGATTGCCCATGTATAACTTTGGTATTCCCTCGACGCTGAAAGCCTACTTTGACCAGATCGCCCGCGCCGGGTTGACCTTTCGTTATACCGAAAACGGTCCTGAAGGCTTGCTTTCAGATAAAAAAGTCTTCGTTTTTGCGACCCGAGGAGGAATGTATGCGGGCACGCCTTTGGACAGCCAAACCACGTATGTCCGTGATTTTCTCAATTTCCTGGGAATTACCGATGTTGAATTTATCTATGCGGAAGGGCTTAATATGAGTCAAGAAACCAAGGATAAGGCACTGGCCAAGGCCCATCAACGGCTGGCAGAGCTTGCCGCCTGA
- a CDS encoding LysR family transcriptional regulator, translated as MSPHITLEQWRALIEVVDAGGYAQAAEKLCKSQSAVSYAVQKIESLLNIKAFEVQGRKAILTPTGQMLYRRALALVNEASDLERAAHKLSAGWEAVITIAAEILFPSDRLLTCLHRFGLESPGTRVELIESVLGGTSDALLSGNVDLAISPQLPPGFLGNVLMRIRLLAVAHNDHPLHHYGRELSYRDLRAHRHVVIRDSGAKRDQRAVSVEVDQRWIVSQVATSIQAVCSGYGFAWLPEEHIREELLTGVLKPLPLKEGHTREVPLYLILANPDFAGPGVRRLSTILMEPVIAKSQG; from the coding sequence ATGAGCCCTCATATTACCCTGGAACAATGGCGAGCATTGATTGAAGTGGTGGACGCCGGTGGTTACGCCCAGGCCGCTGAAAAACTGTGTAAAAGCCAATCGGCCGTCAGCTATGCCGTACAAAAAATCGAATCCTTACTGAACATTAAAGCCTTTGAGGTACAGGGACGTAAGGCCATCCTTACCCCAACGGGGCAAATGCTCTACCGGCGCGCACTGGCGCTGGTCAATGAAGCCAGTGATCTGGAGCGGGCTGCGCATAAGCTTTCGGCGGGATGGGAAGCGGTTATCACTATCGCCGCTGAAATATTGTTTCCTTCTGACCGGTTATTGACCTGTCTTCATCGCTTTGGCCTTGAAAGTCCGGGTACGCGGGTTGAATTGATTGAGTCGGTATTAGGCGGAACCTCAGATGCACTGCTCAGCGGCAATGTGGATTTGGCTATTTCACCCCAACTTCCCCCCGGTTTTTTGGGAAATGTGTTGATGCGAATTCGCTTGCTGGCAGTGGCCCATAACGATCACCCACTTCATCATTACGGTCGAGAGTTGAGTTACCGTGATTTGCGGGCACATCGGCATGTGGTGATCCGGGATTCGGGCGCCAAGCGAGACCAGCGCGCAGTATCGGTCGAGGTTGATCAGCGCTGGATAGTGAGTCAGGTGGCCACATCGATTCAGGCGGTCTGTTCAGGCTATGGCTTTGCCTGGCTACCTGAAGAGCATATTCGTGAGGAGCTGCTAACTGGAGTTTTAAAACCGCTCCCCTTGAAAGAAGGTCATACGCGCGAGGTGCCGCTTTATCTTATTTTGGCAAATCCCGATTTTGCCGGTCCCGGAGTCAGACGGTTGTCTACCATCTTAATGGAGCCTGTGATTGCAAAAAGCCAAGGCTAG
- a CDS encoding TonB-dependent receptor, translating to MNLKRLRLKPQPPAYSIPRTLKAGCTFLLLCQSAWADNQATDEIYRLGEIIVTGEQPGVEAIASTYELDAKDIERKAARTFDEAIELLPGVNVRTGADGTPRIDVRGFRTRHVKLLLNGVPFNSTFDGQFDPTMIPTESIAKIKMTSGASSELYGEGAAAAVINIITKKGASGYHANAAGEVGNRGHQRTWGSASAGFDSADFMVSLSHQDRDGFPLSDDFNPTSEENGGVRNNSDRRRTNVYTNAGFRPNDDWSLGLTFNHSQGTHGVPSSVTNDSTDNFASRPRYERINDEAIYASQFTVAYDPEGPWSSKNWAYLNVTDEEANRYDDASLTSMNSNRVNGTFDLTSSTQIAGGHTQTSYDHAWGGQLTLMGDAREERWSQDGVIRDIPQTTVVGGRGRGGRSTTTTTYNLRNVDENRNLGVVSTAAELTLSPLKNLGIALGYGHHWLIRDDDSGADDSSFIAGAHYDLPTDTRLRASASRKIRIPSIRQLYETSTGDPNLKFEQSYNYEAGMTQQLPGNSEISVTGFLNDVSNYIEQDNNNRFRNFAKYEFQGVEIMGQTYAVSDLMLRTSYTFLHSRDRSDSEGRDELQYRPKHKLAFEADYQFGYGFSGYLNVMHVADEYYYSRNQPLQKGRLEEYTLLNMKLNYSLFNNKANIYVGADNILDTNYQESVALPQAGRFVYTGAKLSF from the coding sequence ATGAACCTTAAGAGATTGAGATTAAAGCCTCAACCGCCTGCTTACTCGATACCCCGAACGCTGAAGGCCGGCTGCACTTTCCTGCTTTTATGCCAGTCGGCTTGGGCTGATAACCAAGCCACTGACGAAATCTATCGACTCGGCGAAATCATAGTTACAGGAGAGCAACCGGGAGTGGAGGCGATAGCCAGCACTTATGAACTGGACGCCAAGGATATTGAGCGAAAAGCTGCCAGAACCTTTGACGAAGCCATAGAATTGTTACCCGGCGTCAATGTCCGCACTGGCGCCGATGGGACGCCGCGTATCGATGTCCGGGGGTTTAGAACACGTCATGTCAAATTACTGTTAAATGGTGTCCCTTTTAATTCAACTTTTGACGGGCAATTCGATCCAACGATGATTCCAACCGAATCCATTGCTAAAATCAAAATGACATCCGGTGCCAGTTCCGAACTTTATGGCGAAGGCGCTGCCGCCGCTGTAATTAATATCATTACCAAAAAAGGCGCATCCGGCTACCATGCCAATGCGGCCGGCGAAGTCGGCAACAGAGGACATCAACGTACCTGGGGTAGTGCTTCTGCAGGATTTGATAGCGCCGACTTCATGGTCAGTCTAAGTCATCAAGACCGGGATGGCTTTCCACTTTCCGATGATTTTAACCCGACTTCAGAGGAAAATGGCGGCGTCCGCAACAACAGTGACCGGCGCCGCACCAATGTCTATACCAATGCCGGATTTCGACCGAATGACGACTGGAGCCTGGGCCTGACGTTTAATCACTCCCAAGGCACACACGGCGTACCGTCCAGTGTAACCAATGACTCGACGGATAATTTTGCAAGCCGTCCCCGATATGAACGTATCAACGATGAAGCCATTTATGCGTCTCAATTTACCGTCGCCTACGATCCCGAAGGTCCCTGGTCGTCTAAAAACTGGGCCTATCTTAATGTGACTGACGAAGAAGCCAATCGTTATGACGATGCATCGCTTACATCAATGAATAGCAATCGTGTTAATGGGACTTTTGACTTAACCAGTTCCACACAAATTGCCGGTGGGCATACTCAAACCAGCTATGATCATGCCTGGGGCGGTCAATTGACACTGATGGGGGATGCTCGGGAAGAACGCTGGAGTCAAGACGGCGTGATTCGTGACATCCCCCAAACCACTGTCGTTGGAGGCAGAGGCAGAGGTGGCAGATCCACAACCACCACCACCTATAATTTACGTAACGTCGATGAAAACCGTAATTTAGGCGTGGTCTCAACTGCAGCAGAATTGACTTTGTCGCCCTTAAAGAATCTTGGCATCGCTTTGGGTTATGGCCATCACTGGCTGATTCGCGACGACGACAGTGGCGCAGATGACAGTTCGTTTATTGCGGGCGCGCATTATGACTTACCGACTGATACGCGTTTGCGTGCGTCTGCCTCTCGAAAAATACGGATACCCTCAATTCGGCAATTGTACGAAACCAGCACCGGTGATCCGAATTTAAAGTTTGAGCAATCTTACAATTATGAAGCGGGTATGACTCAGCAACTACCCGGTAACAGTGAGATCAGTGTAACCGGATTTCTGAATGATGTATCCAACTATATTGAGCAAGACAACAATAACCGTTTTCGTAATTTTGCCAAATACGAATTTCAAGGCGTTGAAATCATGGGTCAGACTTATGCAGTATCCGACCTGATGCTACGCACCAGTTATACTTTTTTACATAGCCGCGATCGTTCCGATAGCGAAGGCCGCGATGAACTGCAGTATCGGCCCAAACATAAACTGGCATTTGAAGCGGATTATCAGTTCGGTTACGGCTTTTCAGGCTATTTGAATGTCATGCATGTGGCGGATGAATATTACTATTCCCGCAACCAGCCCCTGCAAAAAGGTAGACTGGAGGAATATACCTTGCTGAACATGAAGCTGAATTACAGTCTGTTTAACAATAAAGCCAACATCTATGTAGGCGCAGATAATATTCTGGATACGAATTATCAAGAGTCGGTTGCTTTGCCTCAGGCAGGACGTTTTGTTTACACAGGAGCTAAATTGAGTTTTTAA
- a CDS encoding ABC transporter substrate-binding protein, whose protein sequence is MHIRNFLIGIDDTDNLESRGTGFRVRQLGKLLAENSIAQVFGITRHQLFVSPLIPYTSHNSSACMAVAIDPSELEKLTQFCSDYLRQESADGSDAGLCIASADQVDSDVQQYGRRAKSEVFTQKDSRGLASRKGFYLEGLTGDEGGVIGALAAVGLRAEGNDGRYIGLRGVRELEVKDYTVGQLKAMTDIDQIKTTDGFEVTGLHHTVSITEWARPVLLNGNAVLLVEKANDDTNDQWRVVPKTVIKTY, encoded by the coding sequence ATGCACATAAGGAATTTTCTGATCGGCATTGACGATACCGATAATCTGGAAAGCCGAGGCACCGGTTTTCGGGTCCGGCAATTAGGTAAGCTGCTGGCTGAAAACAGCATTGCCCAGGTGTTTGGAATAACACGTCATCAATTATTCGTCAGCCCTTTGATTCCTTATACCTCGCATAACAGCTCTGCCTGTATGGCCGTGGCAATCGATCCCTCGGAACTGGAAAAATTGACACAATTTTGCAGTGATTATCTTAGGCAGGAATCAGCAGATGGCTCTGATGCCGGTTTATGCATTGCTTCAGCCGATCAGGTGGATAGTGATGTTCAACAATACGGCCGCCGCGCAAAATCGGAAGTCTTTACCCAAAAGGACAGCCGGGGGTTGGCCAGCCGGAAAGGGTTTTATTTAGAAGGCTTGACCGGCGATGAAGGCGGCGTGATAGGCGCACTGGCAGCAGTAGGCTTGCGTGCAGAAGGTAACGACGGCCGTTATATAGGCCTGCGCGGCGTTCGGGAACTGGAAGTTAAAGACTACACAGTGGGTCAGCTAAAAGCGATGACCGATATTGATCAGATAAAAACAACTGATGGTTTTGAAGTGACCGGACTGCATCATACAGTGTCGATTACCGAATGGGCGCGTCCGGTCTTGTTAAACGGTAACGCAGTTTTATTAGTGGAGAAAGCAAATGACGATACAAACGATCAGTGGCGGGTTGTTCCAAAAACTGTCATTAAAACCTATTGA